One part of the Treponema peruense genome encodes these proteins:
- a CDS encoding glycosyl hydrolase family 8, whose protein sequence is MNLLEEYGYSAAQIDERIEQTWKTLFEGNKAQRIYFEAADETGYIYETLFDDVRTESMGFGMMMCVQMDKQQIFDRLWKWTRTYMYISEGELKGYFRFACHTDGTEKYKNPRPDGEETIAAALLFAAHRWGSKDGIFDYEKQALEILHNVIHSKKPLWNKENFLIKNKIDEDLSDISYNMPHLYELFAMFADTADADFWSTAAAASREFIVRCCNKKTGMSPEYVKYNGMPAPLKNHGSYFTHSYIVASNISLYTLWFGDSPDFETIARNLINFFDKKQVSDFMDYKIDGTPRRRHSRHPVALCSAIAQAAIVLERRRTPIENEMREKARAAVERFWNTPLRNGKHRYYDNTQYLLSLLILSGKYMVY, encoded by the coding sequence ATGAATCTATTGGAAGAATACGGTTATTCAGCCGCTCAGATTGACGAACGCATTGAACAGACATGGAAAACACTTTTTGAAGGCAACAAAGCGCAGCGCATTTACTTTGAGGCCGCTGATGAAACAGGATACATTTACGAAACTCTTTTTGACGACGTAAGAACAGAATCCATGGGTTTTGGAATGATGATGTGCGTACAGATGGACAAACAGCAGATATTTGACCGTCTCTGGAAATGGACACGCACTTACATGTATATTTCTGAAGGTGAACTCAAGGGATACTTCAGATTTGCATGCCATACCGACGGAACAGAAAAATACAAAAACCCACGCCCCGATGGCGAAGAAACAATAGCCGCTGCACTGCTTTTTGCGGCACACAGATGGGGCAGCAAAGACGGAATTTTTGACTACGAAAAGCAGGCACTTGAAATACTTCATAACGTGATCCACTCGAAAAAACCGCTTTGGAACAAAGAAAATTTTCTTATCAAAAACAAAATCGATGAAGATTTAAGCGATATTTCCTACAACATGCCGCATCTTTACGAACTGTTCGCCATGTTTGCAGATACCGCCGATGCAGATTTCTGGAGCACAGCCGCAGCCGCCAGCAGGGAATTCATTGTAAGATGCTGCAACAAAAAAACAGGAATGTCACCTGAATACGTTAAGTACAACGGAATGCCCGCACCTCTCAAGAACCACGGCTCTTATTTCACACACAGTTACATTGTTGCTTCAAACATAAGCCTGTATACACTTTGGTTTGGTGACAGCCCCGACTTTGAAACAATAGCCAGAAACCTGATCAATTTCTTTGACAAAAAACAGGTTTCAGACTTTATGGACTACAAAATCGACGGAACACCAAGAAGACGACATTCACGCCACCCTGTCGCGCTCTGTTCGGCAATAGCCCAGGCAGCAATTGTTCTTGAAAGAAGAAGAACTCCAATAGAAAACGAAATGCGTGAAAAAGCCAGAGCCGCAGTAGAAAGATTCTGGAACACGCCGCTCAGAAACGGAAAGCACCGCTATTACGACAACACGCAGTACCTTCTTTCCCTTCTTATTCTAAGCGGAAAATACATGGTCTATTAA
- a CDS encoding biotin--[acetyl-CoA-carboxylase] ligase, whose protein sequence is MVNESLSTKNKVLDILRNSSEYVSGELLSQKTGVSRVSVWKAVQVLQNAGYGIVSDRNGYFLQQDLKDSLFPWEFGISEGAFTHFLETESTMREARKIILSEEKKDLPKITVVTADRQTNGHGHGDHGWTTTKGSLACTLADKVSVSSAEAFRISMCAQIAAVNVLKKTGGRNFYARWPNDVWSDSGKVCGILDEYLSSGQRCEWVNIGIGINMYARPKIQNTDKVFDSENAASRKDLLSSLCAEFLRVEKTALEDSCALENLWNSLCCDVGKKIILEQSGETFTFCGVNAYGWAVLESVDGKTKKIIPPGVNVFKK, encoded by the coding sequence ATGGTTAACGAGAGCCTGTCTACAAAAAATAAAGTTCTTGATATCCTCAGAAATTCATCAGAGTACGTTTCAGGCGAGCTGCTTTCACAGAAAACGGGTGTATCCAGGGTTTCTGTCTGGAAAGCGGTCCAGGTTCTGCAGAATGCCGGGTACGGAATTGTTTCTGACCGCAACGGATATTTTTTGCAGCAGGATCTTAAGGACAGTCTTTTTCCGTGGGAATTTGGAATCAGTGAAGGTGCATTTACCCATTTTTTGGAAACAGAATCTACAATGCGCGAGGCAAGAAAAATAATTCTTTCGGAAGAAAAAAAAGATTTGCCAAAAATAACTGTTGTTACCGCTGACCGCCAGACAAACGGGCACGGGCACGGGGATCACGGTTGGACTACGACGAAAGGCTCCCTTGCCTGTACTCTTGCAGACAAAGTTTCTGTTTCTTCTGCAGAAGCTTTCAGAATTTCCATGTGTGCACAGATTGCCGCGGTAAATGTTTTGAAAAAAACGGGCGGCAGGAATTTTTATGCAAGATGGCCTAACGATGTCTGGAGCGACTCGGGAAAGGTATGCGGAATTCTTGATGAATATCTTTCTTCGGGACAGAGATGCGAATGGGTAAATATCGGCATCGGAATAAATATGTATGCACGCCCTAAAATTCAGAATACAGACAAAGTGTTTGATTCAGAAAACGCTGCTTCCAGAAAAGATCTGCTTTCGTCTTTGTGTGCTGAATTCCTGCGTGTTGAAAAAACCGCCCTTGAAGATTCGTGTGCGCTTGAAAATCTTTGGAACAGTCTGTGCTGCGATGTAGGAAAAAAAATTATTCTTGAACAAAGTGGCGAAACGTTTACTTTTTGTGGAGTGAACGCATACGGATGGGCTGTTCTTGAAAGTGTTGACGGCAAAACAAAAAAAATCATTCCCCCGGGAGTGAATGTTTTTAAAAAATAA
- a CDS encoding biotin transporter BioY produces MSSKKKLSGVILSALFAALICAGCFIQIPLPGGVPVVLQDMMAMLTGMLLGPVYGTAAVFVFLVLGSIGLPVFSGKAGISVILAGPTGGFLVGYLLSAFAAGIFLSLLLSNKKDNSNTKAWLLITAAALLATVVVFVCGIIGFMRVTHAGIAKTLSAVLVPFIPGNIIKIIVMVPLVKKLRPLIYNYIG; encoded by the coding sequence ATGAGTTCAAAAAAGAAATTGTCAGGAGTTATTCTTTCTGCATTGTTTGCCGCACTTATTTGTGCAGGATGTTTTATACAGATTCCGCTTCCTGGCGGAGTTCCTGTTGTGCTTCAGGATATGATGGCAATGCTTACCGGAATGCTTCTGGGACCAGTTTACGGAACTGCTGCCGTGTTTGTGTTCCTGGTTCTTGGTTCAATAGGGCTTCCTGTTTTTTCGGGCAAGGCTGGAATTTCTGTAATTCTTGCAGGACCTACAGGAGGTTTTCTTGTCGGCTATCTGCTTTCTGCTTTTGCTGCGGGAATTTTTCTTTCGCTCCTTCTGTCAAACAAAAAGGATAATTCAAATACAAAAGCGTGGCTTTTGATTACAGCCGCTGCACTTCTTGCAACAGTTGTCGTGTTTGTCTGCGGAATTATCGGCTTTATGCGTGTTACACATGCGGGAATTGCGAAAACTCTTTCTGCAGTTCTTGTTCCGTTTATTCCCGGAAACATTATTAAAATTATCGTAATGGTTCCTCTTGTAAAAAAACTGCGTCCGCTTATTTATAATTATATAGGCTGA
- a CDS encoding energy-coupling factor ABC transporter ATP-binding protein produces MQTKTALEIEHVTKIFPDGTKALEDITFSAACGEFILIAGSNGSGKSVLMSLIAGLDEATSGKIFCGNEKAGLVFQDADSQILGETPWEDVGFGAKNCGLKKDALNERVASSLAAVGLSEKMHCPARLMSGGEKRRLAVAGILAMDRSIIIFDEPFANLDWPGVRQVCSILSELKKKKKTVIVLTHEIEKILALADRFIVLDKGRIRFDGTPREGLELPLENWSIRNPLVNYSSAEDMLWL; encoded by the coding sequence ATGCAGACAAAAACCGCACTTGAAATAGAGCACGTGACAAAAATTTTCCCCGACGGAACAAAGGCTCTGGAAGACATAACTTTTTCTGCAGCCTGCGGGGAATTTATTCTGATTGCAGGTTCAAACGGTTCGGGCAAGAGTGTGCTTATGTCCCTGATTGCCGGACTTGACGAAGCTACTTCGGGGAAAATTTTTTGCGGTAATGAAAAAGCCGGGCTTGTTTTTCAGGATGCGGACTCTCAGATTCTTGGCGAGACACCGTGGGAAGATGTCGGCTTTGGTGCAAAAAACTGTGGCTTAAAAAAAGATGCGCTTAACGAACGTGTGGCTTCTTCTTTGGCAGCGGTCGGCCTTTCAGAAAAAATGCACTGTCCTGCAAGGCTTATGTCGGGCGGTGAAAAGAGGCGTCTTGCGGTTGCCGGCATTCTTGCAATGGACCGCAGTATAATTATTTTTGACGAACCGTTTGCAAATCTTGACTGGCCGGGTGTAAGGCAGGTTTGTTCAATTTTATCAGAGTTAAAGAAAAAGAAAAAAACTGTAATTGTTCTTACACACGAAATAGAAAAAATACTTGCCCTTGCAGACAGATTTATTGTTCTTGACAAAGGACGCATACGTTTTGACGGAACTCCCAGGGAAGGACTTGAACTGCCACTTGAAAACTGGAGCATAAGAAATCCACTTGTAAATTATTCAAGCGCGGAGGATATGCTGTGGCTGTAA
- a CDS encoding energy-coupling factor transporter transmembrane component T family protein, producing the protein MAVKLFSYRRGNTLLHRIPAGIKILFLMGISIAVFAGKHVNVSVTVICGALSLMAFFLSDAKFSTLKSVTFVFVLGAFVTLFSALVLLPHEGAVAFCSFAGIDPVGIKYGALYTVRFFITALAAQCVFETTSALEIQNSFECAQNAVAKVFKPVKKMNPALVLSLAINFIPEVFATWNRVDLAVRARSAAKGKNKFSLRILGVRLTAFFLCLLERAESKRMAVLNRG; encoded by the coding sequence GTGGCTGTAAAATTATTTTCTTACCGAAGAGGAAATACGCTGCTTCACAGAATTCCTGCAGGAATAAAAATTCTTTTTCTTATGGGAATAAGCATTGCAGTGTTTGCAGGAAAGCATGTGAATGTTTCTGTTACCGTAATTTGCGGCGCACTTTCTTTGATGGCATTTTTTTTGTCGGACGCAAAATTTTCTACTTTAAAATCCGTAACATTTGTTTTTGTACTCGGCGCGTTTGTAACTTTGTTTTCGGCTTTGGTTCTTCTGCCGCACGAAGGAGCAGTTGCCTTTTGTTCGTTTGCTGGCATAGATCCTGTTGGAATAAAATACGGGGCTTTGTATACCGTGCGTTTTTTTATAACTGCACTTGCAGCACAGTGTGTGTTTGAAACAACATCTGCACTTGAAATACAGAATTCTTTTGAGTGCGCACAGAATGCTGTTGCAAAAGTTTTTAAGCCTGTAAAAAAAATGAACCCCGCGCTTGTTCTTTCACTTGCAATAAATTTTATTCCGGAAGTTTTTGCAACATGGAACCGAGTGGATCTTGCAGTAAGGGCAAGAAGTGCTGCCAAAGGAAAAAACAAATTTTCTTTAAGAATACTAGGCGTAAGACTTACTGCATTTTTTCTTTGCCTTCTTGAGCGCGCGGAATCAAAACGTATGGCTGTTCTGAACCGCGGATAA